The genome window GCGCCGAGTCGAGGGCCAGGTCCAGGCGTTCCTGGCTGTCCTTGAGGGCCTGTTCGGCGAGCTTGCGCTCGGAGGTGTCGAGGAACGTGCTCAGCAGGTACGGCTGGCCTTCGAGCTCGACTTTCTGCGCGCTCAGAATGCCGCTATGAATCTGGCCGTTGCTGGCCCGGAACTCCACCTCCATGCTGACCAGCTCGCCCTTGGCCTTGGTTGCCTCCACCAGTTTCGCCCGCTGCCTGGGGTCAACCCACAGGCCCAGCTCCAGGGTGGTACGGCCGATCACGTCATGTACTGGCCAACCGAACAGGCTTTCGAAATACTGGTTGGCCTCGCTGATCAGCCCGTCTTCCTGGCGGGTCAGCAAGACCATGTTCGGGCACAGATGAAAGAGCGTGGCGAAGCGTTTTTCCGAGCTGCGCAGCGCCTGTTCCCGCTCGCGCTGATGGGTGATTTCACGAATCACCCCGATCATGCGCGGCCGGCCGTGCTTGTCGGGTAGCACGCTGCCACTGATTTCCAGCCAGTGCAGGCTGCCGTCGGGCCAGACGATGCGATGATGCATCGCCTGTTCCACCGGCGCTCCGGCCACTGCCGCGTGAAAGGCGCGCACGGCCCTGGCCCGGTCTTCGGGCAACAGCAGGTCGAGGTAGTCCACGTCCGCCGGCAACGGTTGGCGCGGATCGAAGCCGAACAACGCCTGGGTGCCGCGGGACCAGCTGATCTGGCCGCTGTCGATGTCCCACGACCAAGCGCCCAGCCGCGCACCGTTCAGGGCGGCCAGCAACTGTGGCGCGCTGTCCCAGCTTTGCTCGGACCGCTTCGGGTCGAGCGCCTGAATGCGCGGCAGGGGCGGGAGATGGTCAGCAGGTTTGGGCATTTCTAGCGAGCCTTGAGCGGTTTTGGGCATTAAGCACAAGCATCCAAGGCCCTACAGGCGCGGCACAACCTATGCCTTTGTCCCTGGCAAATCGATTTGTGCGTCCAGTAAGGCCATGAAAGCCCGTGCGGCATTCGATAGCGTCCGTTCGGTGTGCAAGATATAGCCTAGCTGGCGACTGAGCTGTATGCCCGGCAAAGGAATGCGCGCGACCTGTTCATCGAGCATGGTGCGCGGCAGAACGCTCCAGGCCAGGCCGATGGAAACCATCATCTTTATGGTTTCCAGATAATTCGTGCTCATGGCGATGTTTGGCGTCAGGCCCTGGGCCTCGAACAACCGTTGCACGATGTGATGGGTAAAGGTGTTGCCCCCCGGGAACACTGCCGGATGCAAGGCAATGTCCGCCAGGCTCACCGCGCTGTTTTCCAGCAACGCATGCTCCGGGGCGACCACGAAATCCAGGGGGTCGTCCCACACTGGCGTGGCCCTTACCAGCGTGTGGGGCTCGGGGGCGAGGGTGATGACGGCCAGTTCCGCCCGGCCATGGAGGATTTCTTCGTAGGCCACTTCCGAATCCAGGAACTGGATATCCAGCGCCACCTGGGGATAACGCCGGGTGAACTCGCGCAATAAAGGTGGCAAGCGGTGCAGGCCGATGTGGTGGCTGGTGGCGAGCGTCAGGCGCCCGGTCACTTCGCCGGTCAGGTTGGTCAGGGCGCGGCGGGTGTCGTCCAGCACGTTGAGGATCTGGTAGGCCCTCGGCAACAGGGCCCGGCCGGCCTCGGTCAGGCCCACTTCACGGCCCAGGCGGTCGAACAGGCGCACCTTGAGTTGTTGTTCGAGGCCGGCAATGCGCTTGCTGATGGCCGGCTGGGTCAGGTGCAGGCGTTCGCCGGCGCCGGAGAAACTGCCCGTCTCGGCGATGGCAATAAAAGCATTGAGGTTGGCGAGGTCCATGGCGGTTCCGGTCGAATTCCAGTTGGTTATGCAAAGCATGAAAAATATGAATTTGAGTTATTTAATGTAACCCCATAGGATCAGCCTCACAAGCCAAGGGGTTATTGATTCGTTCAAGGCCCGGGGCATAGAAACAAGCTGATGAGGAAACCGTCTGATGGCCGGCAAAACGCTCTACGACAAGCTCTGGGATTCGCATTTGGTCAAGCAGCGCGACGATGGCTCGGCGCTGATCTACATCGACCGTCACATCATTCACGAAGTGACGTCGCCGCAAGCCTTCGAAGGCCTGCGCCTGGCCGGGCGCAAGCCGTGGCGCATCGATGCCAACATCGCGACCCCGGACCACAACGTACCGACCACGCCGGAGCGCAAGGGCGGCATCGAAGCCATTGCCGACCAGGTCTCGCGCTTGCAGGTCCAGACCCTCGACGATAACTGTGACGAATACGGCATCGTCGAATTCAAGATGAACGATGTGCGCCAAGGCATCGTCCACGTCATCGGCCCGGAGCAGGGCGCGACCTTGCCTGGCATGACCGTGGTCTGCGGCGACTCGCACACCTCGACCCACGGTGCGTTCGGCGCCCTGGCCCACGGCATCGGCACGTCCGAGGTCGAGCACGTGCTCGCCACCCAGTGCCTGGTGGCCAAGAAAATGAAAAACATGCTGGTGCGCGTCGAAGGCAAGTTGCCGTTCGGCGTGACCGCCAAGGACATCGTCCTGGCCGTGATCGGCAAGATCGGCACCGCCGGCGGTAACGGTCATGCCATCGAGTTCGCCGGCAGCGCGATTCGCGACTTGTCCGTCGAAGGCCGCATGACCATTTGCAACATGTCCATCGAGGCCGGTGCCCGGGTCGGCCTGGTGGCCGCCGATGAAAAAACCGTGGAATACGTCAAGGGCCGTCCGTTCTCGCCCAAAGGCGCGGAATGGGACATGGCGGTCGAGGCCTGGAAAGACCTGGTCTCCGATGCCGATGCCAAGTTCGACACGGTGGTCGAGCTCGACGCGACGCAGATCAAGCCGCAAGTCAGCTGGGGTACCTCCCCGGAAATGGTCTTGGCCGTGGACCAGAACGTACCGGATCCGGCCAAGGAAATGGACCTGGTCAAGCGCGACTCCATCGTCCGTGCCTTGAAGTACATGGGCTTGAGCGCCAACCAGGCGATCACCGACATCCAGCTTGATCGCGTGTTCATCGGCTCCTGCACCAACTCGCGGATCGAAGACCTGCGCGCCGCGGCGGTGATCGCCAAGGGCCGCAAGGTGGCCTCGACCATCAAGCAGGCCATCGTGGTGCCGGGCTCGGGCCTGGTGAAGGCCCAGGCCGAAGCGGAAGGGCTGGACAAGATTTTCCTCGAGGCCGGTTTCGAATGGCGTGAGCCGGGCTGCTCGATGTGCCTGGCGATGAACCCTGACCGCCTGGAGTCCGGCGAGCATTGCGCCTCCACCTCCAACCGTAACTTCGAAGGCCGTCAGGGCGCCGGGGGCCGTACGCACCTGGTGAGCCCGGCCATGGCCGCCGCGGCGGCCGTCAACGGCCGTTTCGTCGACGTCCGCGAATTGATCTGAAGGAGCGCAGCATGAAAGCTTTTACCCAGCACACCGGTCTTGTCGCGCCTTTGGATCGTGCCAACGTCGACACCGACCAGATCATTCCCAAGCAATTCCTGAAGTCCATCAAACGCACCGGTTTCGGCCCGAACCTGTTCGACGAATGGCGCTACCTGGATGTCGGCCAGCCGTACCAGGACAACTCCAAGCGGCCGTTGAACAAGGATTTCGTGCTCAACGCCGAGCGCTACCAAGGTGCCAGTGTGTTGCTGGCCCGGGAGAACTTCGGCTGCGGTTCGAGCCGCGAGCACGCGCCATGGGCCCTGGAAGAGTACGGTTTCCGCAGCATCATCGCGCCGAGCTACGCCGACATCTTCTTCAACAACAGCTTCAAGAACGGCTTGCTGCCGATCATCCTCAGCGATGCTGACGTGGATGAGTTGTTCCAGCAGGTCGAGGCCAACCCTGGCTATCAACTGCAGATCGACCTGGCCGCCCAGACGGTGACCCGTCCCGATGGCAAGGTGCTGGGTTTCGAGATCGATGCGTTCCGCAAGCACTGCCTGCTCAACGGCCTGGATGACATCGGCCTGACCCTGCAGGACGGCGAGGCGATTGCCGCGTTCGAGGCCAGGCACCGGGCGAGCCAGCCTTGGTTGTTTCGCGATGCTTGATGGATTGATGTAGGCAGTACCGGCTTCATCGCGAGCAAGCTCGCGCCCACAGGTGTTTTGTGAACACCCAAAATCCCCTGTGGGAGCGAGCTTGCTCGCGATGGGGGCCGCCCAGGCAATAAAAAACCATAAGGACATCCCATGACCAACACCGCCCACAGTCAGGTTGTACAAAAGCAATTCGGTGAACAGGCTTCGGCCTATCTGAGCAGTGCCGTGCACGCCCAGGGCGCCGAGTTCGCGCTGCTACAGGCTGCGTTGGCCGGTCGTGGCGATGCCCGTGTGCTGGACCTGGGCTGTGGCGCCGGTCATGTGAGTTTCCACGTGGCGCCCCTGGCCGGTGAAGTGGTGGCCTACGATCTGTCCCAACAGATGTTGGATGTTGTGACCGCGGCAGCGGCCGAGCGTGGCCTGGACAACATCAGCACGGTTCGGGGCGCCGCCGAGCGCCTGCCGTTCGCCGACGCTGAGTTCGACTTCGTGTTCAGCCGTTATTCGGCGCATCATTGGAGCGACCTGGGCCTGGCGCTGCGGGAAGTGCGACGGGTGCTCAAGCCGGGCGGGGTGATGGCGTTCATCGACATCCTGTCGCCGGGTACGCCGTTGCTGGACACCTACTTGCAAAGCATCGAAGTGCTGCGCGATACCAGCCATGTGCGCGATTATTCGGCCGGCGAGTGGTTGCGCCAGGTCAGCGAAGCGGGGTTGCACACCCGCAGCACCTCGCGCCAGCGCCTGCGCCTGGAGTACCACTCTTGGGTCGAACGCATGCGTACGCCCGAGGTGATGCGCGGGGCGATTCTCCAGCTGCAGCGTTCGATGGGCGATGAAGTGCGAGAATATTTTGAGATTGAGGCCGACGGTTCGTTCAGTACAGATGTACTGGTGCTGTGGGCCGAGCGATAGCATTTTTCCCGGCCAGGCCTTGGGTGCGCAACCCAGGCCCGTGTCGACAGAGCAAACGAGGAAAGCATGAGCAAGCAGATTCTGATTCTCCCAGGTGACGGCATCGGCCCGGAAATCATGGCCGAGGCGGTCAAGGTCCTGGAGCTGGCGAACGACAAGTATGGCCTGGGCTTCGAACTCAGCCACGACGTGATCGGCGGCGCCGCCATCGACAAGCACGGCGTGCCCCTGGCCGACGAAACCCTGGACCGTGCCCGTGCCGCCGATGCCGTGCTGCTGGGCGCCGTGGGCGGCCCGAAATGGGACAAGATCGAACGCGACATCCGCCCTGAGCGCGGCCTGCTGAAGATTCGCGCGCAACTGGGCCTGTTCGGCAACCTGCGGCCGGCGATTCTTTATCCGCAACTGGCCGATGCGTCGAGCCTGAAGCCGGAAATCGTCTCGGGCCTGGACATCCTCATCGTGCGTGAGCTGACCGGCGGTATCTACTTCGGCGCCCCGCGTGGCACCCGTGAGCTGGATAATGGCGAGCGCCAGGCCTACGACACCCTGCCATACAGCGAAAGCGAAATCCGCCGTATCGCCCGGGTCGGCTTCGACATGGCCCGTGTGCGTGGCAAGAAGCTGTGTTCGGTGGACAAGGCCAACGTGCTGGCTTCCAGCCAACTGTGGCGTGAAGTGGTCGAGCAGGTGGCCAAGGATTACCCGGACATCGAGCTGAGCCACATGTACGTCGACAACGCCGCCATGCAACTGGTGCGTGCGCCCAAGCAGTTCGACGTGATCGTCACCGACAACATGTTCGGCGACATCCTGTCCGACGAAGCGTCGATGCTCACCGGTTCCATCGGCATGCTGCCGTCGGCCTCCCTGGACGCCAACAACAAGGGCATGTACGAGCCGTGCCACGGTTCGGCGCCGGACATCGCCGGGCAGGGCATTGCCAACCCGTTGGCGACCATCCTGTCGGTGTCGATGATGCTGCGCTACAGCTTCAACTTGAACGATGCCGCCGACGCGATCGAAAAAGCCGTCAGCGTGGTCCTGGACCAAGGCTTGCGCACCGGTGATATCTGGTCGCAAGGTTGTACCAAAGTCGGTACGCAGCAAATGGGCGATGCAGTAGTCGCCGCGCTGCGGAATCTGTAATCTTTCGGGCCCACCGCTTCGACGGTGGCCCACTTTTGTATAGGTGTAGTTGCGATGAAACGTGTAGGTCTGATCGGTTGGCGCGGCATGGTCGGTTCCGTGCTCATGCAGCGAATGCTGGAAGAGCAGGATTTCGATCTCATTGAGCCGGTGTTTTTCACCACTTCCAATGTCGGTGGCCAGGGCCCGTCCGTGGGCAAGGACACCGGTGCGCTCAAGGATGCCTACAGCATCGAAGAGCTCAAGACCCTCGACGTGATCCTGACTTGCCAGGGTGGCGACTACACCAGCGAAGTGTTCCCCAAGCTGCGTGAAGCCGGCTGGCAGGGTTACTGGATCGACGCCGCCTCCAGCCTGCGTATGCAGGACGACGCGGTGATCATCCTCGACCCGGTCAACCGCAAGGTCATCGACCAGCAGCTGGACGCGGGCACCAAGAACTACATCGGCGGCAACTGCACCGTCAGCCTGATGCTGATGGGCCTGGGCGGCCTGTTCGAAGCCGGTCTGGTGGAGTGGATGAGCGCCATGACCTACCAGGCCGCGTCCGGTGCCGGCGCGCAGAACATGCGTGAGCTGATCAAGCAGATGGGCGCCACCCACGCCGCCGTCGCCGATGACCTGGCCAACCCGGCCAGTGCCATCCTCGACATCGACCGCAAGGTCGCCGAGGCGATGCGCAGCGATGCCTATCCGACCGAGAACTTTGGCGTACCGCTGGCCGGCAGCCTGATCCCCTGGATCGACAAGGAACTGCCCAACGGCCAGAGCCGGGAAGAGTGGAAGGCCCAGGCCGAAACCAACAAGATCCTCGGTCGCTTCAAGAGCCCGATCCCGGTGGATGGCATCTGCGTGCGCATCGGCGCCATGCGCTGCCACAGCCAGGCGCTGACCATCAAGCTGAACAAAGACGTGCCGATCGCCGACATCGAAGGGCTGATCAGCCAGCACAACCCTTGGGTCAAGCTGGTGCCGAACAATCGCGAAACCAGCATGCAGGAGCTGAGCCCGACCAAGGTCACCGGCACCCTGAATGTACCGGTGGGCCGTCTGCGCAAATTGAACATGGGGTCGCAGTTCGTCGGTGCCTTCACCGTCGGCGACCAACTGCTGTGGGGCGCGGCCGAACCGCTGCGCCGCATGCTGCGGATCCTGCTCGAGCGTTGATCGATTGCTGCTGTGAAAGAACCCGTGCCTTGTGAGAGGCGCGGGTTTTTTATTGGGCCACAGTTGTGTGTCAGGGCTGGCCTCATCGCGAGCAAGCTCGCTCCCACATGGGATATTCAGTGATTGTAAAACCTGTGGGAGCGAGCTTGCTCGCGATGAGGCCAGTCCAGGCACTGCAAGTCCCCCAGCCAATTGCCTGCATACCCACCACCCGGTAAAGTGCCGCTCCCCACGTTTTACCTGAGGTAGACCCATGAGCCAGTCCTTTGATATTGCCGTGATCGGCGCCACCGGTACTGTCGGCGAAACCCTCGTCCAGATTCTCGAAGAGCGGGACTTCCCGGTTGGCAACCTGCACCTGCTGGCCAGCAGCGAATCGGCAGGCAGCTCGGTGATGTTTCGCGGCAAAAACGTGCGGGTGCGTGAGGTCGACGAGTTCGATTTCAGTAAAGTCCAACTGGTGTTCTTCGCCGCCGGCCCGGCGGTGACCCTGAGTTTTGCACCGCGGGCCACGGCGGCTGGCTGTGCGCTGATCGACCTGTCCGGGGCCTTGCCGCCCGAGCAGGCACCGCAGATCGTGCCGGAAGCCAACGCCCAGGTCCTGGCCGGCTTGGGCAAGCCGTTGCAGGTCAGCAGCCCCAGCGCATCGGCCACGGCCCTGGCGGTCGTGCTGGCGCCACTGCGCGAGTGCCTCGATCTGCAGCGCATCAGCCTGACCGCCAGCCTCGCGGTGTCGGCCCAGGGCCGCGTGGCCGTGAGCGAGCTGGCGCGCCAGACCGCCGAGCTGCTCAACGCCCGTCCGCTGGAACCGAAGTTCTTTGACCGGCAGATGGCGTTCAACCTGCTGGCCCAGGTCGGCGCTCCAGACGAGCAGGGCCATACGTCGCTGGAAAAGCGTCTGGTTCGTGAGTTGCGCCAGGTGCTGAACCAACCTTTGTTAAAGATTTCCGTTACTTGCATTCAAGCCCCGGTGTTTTTTGGCGATAGCTTTAGCGTGACCGTGCAGTCTGCGAACGCCGTCGACCTGGCCAAGGTCAACGCGGCCCTGGAAGCGGCGCCCGGTATCGAGCTGGTGGAGGCGGGCGACTACCCGACTGCGGTGGGTGATGCGGTGGGGCAGGATGTGGTCTACGTTGGTCGTGTGCGCGGTGGTATCGACGATCCGACGGAACTGAATATGTGGCTGACGTCAGATAACGTGCGCAAGGGCGCGGCGCTCAATGCCGTGCAGGTGGCTGAGTTGTTGATAAAAGACTTGCTGTAAAAGATACTTGGCATCAATTTGTCGAATGATTCTAGCTGGGCGCTATGCTTGGCCGGAGTGCTGAAGGCGAACATCCCTCTGGGGGACTTTCCCGGGGCATGAGTGAAATGATCGCGCGCACCGTCGTTTAGGGGCTGCGCGCAATGCCTTACGGCAGCGGCATCAATACCTTCTCGCTGGCCGAGGAATGTTCAAACAAAGGAAGAGGCTATGGTTCAAGTTCGCAAACTGGTGTTAGCAATAGCGGCCGCCTCGGCGCTGTCCTCCGGTATGGCGCAAGCGCTCGGGCTCGGGGAACTGACCCTGAAGTCGACGCCGAACCAGCCTCTGGTCGCCGAGATCGAGTTGCTCGACGTCCAGCAACTGACCGCCGCCGAAGTCGTGCCGAGCCTGGCCTCGCCCGACGATTTCGCCAAGGCCGGGGTCGACCGCCAGGCCTTTCTCAATGACCTGAGCTTCACCCCGGTGATCAACGCCAACGGCAAGAGTGTCTTGCGGGTCACGTCCAGCCGACCTCTGTCCGAGCCCATGGTCAAGTTCCTGGTGCAGGTGATGTGGCCCAACGGCCGTCTGCTGCGCGACTACAGCGTATTGCTCGATCCCTCCAAATTCTCGCCGCAGGCCGCCGACGCGGCCCGGGCAAAACCGCCCCAGGTCGTGGCCACGCCGGTCACCGGGGCCACCAAGCCTTCCCAATACACCACCACGCCGCGCGATACCCTGTGGGAAATCGCCGCCAAGGTGCGCAACGGCGGGTCGGTCCAGCAAACCATGCTGGCGATTCAGGCGTTGAACCCGAACGCGTTCATCAACGGCAACATCAACCTGCTCAAGACCGGCCAGGTGTTGCGCCTGCCGGATCCGGTGCAAAGCACGGCGTTGCCGCAGCCCCAGGCCATCGCCGAAGTGGCTGCGCAGAACGCCGCCTGGCGCTCGGGGCGTCGTACCGTGGCGGGTGCTGGCAAACAGCAGCTGGATGCCACCAAGCGTGGCCGTGGCGAAGGCGCGCCGGCACAGGCGGCCGGTCGCGACAACTTGAGCCTGGTGTCGGCCGATTCGGCGAAAGCGGGCGGCAAGGGCAAGGGCGCTGCTGGCGATGCCCAGGCGCTGACCAACAAGCTTGCGGTTACCCAGGAAAGCCTCGATTCGGCTCGTCGGGATAACGAAGAACTGAAAAGCCGCATGGCGGATCTGCAGAGCCAACTGGACAAACTGCAGCGCCTGATCGAGCTGAAGAACAATCAACTGGCCAAGATGCAGGCCGAAGGTGCCGCGGTTCCGCCTGCTGGCGAGGCACCTGCGGCGATGTCCGCAGAGCTGACCCCTGCGCCAGCGGCACAGGCCCCGACGACTGCACCTGCTCCTGCGCCAGAAACGACCCCGGAAGCGACACCACCTGCCGCACCGGTCGAGCCGACGCCTGTCGCGTCCAACGAGCAAAAATACAACGACCTGCTGACCAATCCGATCCTGCTGGGGTTGATTGGCGGCGGCGCGCTGCTTTTGCTGTTGCTGCTGTTGTTGCTCGCCCGTCGCCGCAAGGCCCAGCAGGAAGCGGAAAAACACTTGCGCATGGCCCGGGCCCTCGAGGAGGAGGCTGACTTCTCCCCGGAGCTCGATCTGCCCCCGAGCAGCTTCGAGGGCATTGATGTTCCACCACCTAGCGTAAAGCTTGAGCCAAAACCCGCGCCGGCCCCTGCGCCAGCCCCCAAGCCGGCCCCGGTGGTCGCGCCTGTGGTGGTCACGCCGCCTATCGCCGCGCCATTGGTGGCTCCGGCCGCCGATCGCTTCGACGACGTGCTGCCCCAGGCCCAGTCTCATATGGACCGCGGTCGCTTGAACCAGGCCGCTGACCTGCTCGAGCAGGGCATCAAGGCCGAACCCCAGCGCAGCGACCTGCGCCTGAAGTTGATGGAAGTTTACGGCCAGCAGGGCGACCGCGACGCCTTTGTCGCCCAGGAACGCCAACTGGTGGCCAATGGCGACAACTTCGCCCAGGTCGAACAGCTGAAAAGCCGTTTCCCGGCCATGGTGGTCGCTACCGCCGCCGGCCTGGCCGCGGCGGCAGTGGCTGCAGAGCTGGACGCGCAGTACGTCAAGGACCTGCTGGAAGACAAGTCGCCCACCGACGAGGAGCTGGACAGCGCCTTCGACCTGAGCCTGGACGACCTGGAAGCTCCGGTCGCACCCGCGCCGGAGCCTGTCGCCGAGCTGGACGCGTTCCCGGAAGACGACGACCTGAGTTTCGAGTCGGTGCTCAAGCAGCAGACTGAAGCCAGCGCGAGCTTGGACGACCTGTCGGAATTCGACCTGGACCTGGGGGCCGACGCGCCGACCCCGGTCCCGGCGCTCGATGACGAAGACTTCCTGCTGGACCTGGGTGACGATCTCAAGGGCCTGGACCTTCCAGCAGCCGAAACGCCGGCCCTGGACGATACACCGGCCGACGATCTCGAACTGCCGGCAGATTTTGACCTGTCCCTTGCCGACGAGATGGATGTCCATGATCGGCCAAAGGATGCCTTTGAATCCGAGCTGGACGATGTGAACGCCGAACTGGATCGCCTGTCCGACAGCTTGGCCCAGCCGACCTTCACCGCTGAAGATGCCATGGTTGGTGCTGAAGACGAGCCGGACTTCGACTTCCTCAGCGGTACCGACGAGGTGGCGACCAAGCTCGATCTGGCCCAGGCCTATATCGACATGGGCGACAACGACGGCGCCCGCGACATCCTTGGCGAAGTCCTCAGCGAAGGCGATGCGACTCAGAAGAGCGAAGCGCAGGAGATGTTGTCGCGTTTGGTGTAAGTCAGTAGTTAGACAAAAACGGCAGCCGGTGAGGCTGCCGTTTTTGTTTACAGCAGGATTTTTGGTGTCTGGGCTGGCCTCATCGCGAGCAAGCTCGGCTCCCACAGTGATCTGCTTCCACAGGGATCTGCTCCCACAGTGATCTGCTTCCACAGGGATCTGGGTGCTATCCCTTGTGGGAGCCGAGCTTGCTCGCGATAGCGCCCGTCGATCCAACCCAGGACCACCAGTTACACTGGCATCCCGCCCAGTCGGCCTTATAATGCCCGCCTTTGCGTACTCAGCAGGCTGTAATTCCTTGGCAAACATAGACAACCCGGCCGCCGAAATGGCGGCCGACGGCTTTTTTCGGATCGCCTTGGGCGTTGAATACAAAGGCTCGCGCTACCGTGGCTGGCAGCGCCAGGCATCCGGTGTATTGACGGTGCAGGAAACCCTCGAAAACGCACTGTCCAAAGTCGCCGACTCGCCCGTGTCGTTGCATTGCGCCGGCCGGACCGATGCCGGCGTGCATGCCTGCGGCCAGGTGGTGCATTTCGACACCCAGGTCGAACGCTCGATGAAAGCCTGGGTCATGGGCGCCAACATCAACTTGCCCCATGACGTCAGCGTCAGTTGGGCCAAGGTGATGCCGGCGCATTTCCATGCCCGCTTCAAAGCCATCGCCCGGCGTTATCGCTACGTGATCTACAACGATCAGATCCGTCCGGCGCACCTGAACGAAGAAATCACCTGGAACCACCGCCCGCTGGACGTCGAGCGCATGGCCGAAGCCGCGCAATACCTGGTCGGTGTCCACGATTTCAGCGCCTTCCGCGCGGGCCAGTGCCAGGCCAAGTCGCCGATCAAGGAGCTGCATCACCTGCGCGTGACCCGGCACGGCAAGATGATCGTGCTCGACATCCGCGCCAGCGCCTTCCTGCATCACATGGTGCGCAACATTGCCGGGGTGCTGATGACCATTGGCGCTGGCGAGCGACCGGTGGAGTGGATCAAGGAAGTGCTCGACAGTCGCGTCCGCCGTTCCGGCGGCGTCACGGCGCATCCGTTTGGCCTGTACCTGGTACAGGTGGAATATCGCGATGAATTCGAGCTGCCGGAGCGTTACATCGGGCCACATTTCCTCACCGGCTTCTCGGAACTCGACGGCTGACGCCCTCCGCAGCATTTGTTACCATCCGGGACTTTCACGGATTTGCCTGAGGTTTTAGCCACCATGCCCGTCGTTCGCAGCAAGATTTGCGGGATCACCCGCGTCGAGGACGCGTTGGCGGCGG of Pseudomonas fluorescens contains these proteins:
- the truA gene encoding tRNA pseudouridine(38-40) synthase TruA, which gives rise to MAADGFFRIALGVEYKGSRYRGWQRQASGVLTVQETLENALSKVADSPVSLHCAGRTDAGVHACGQVVHFDTQVERSMKAWVMGANINLPHDVSVSWAKVMPAHFHARFKAIARRYRYVIYNDQIRPAHLNEEITWNHRPLDVERMAEAAQYLVGVHDFSAFRAGQCQAKSPIKELHHLRVTRHGKMIVLDIRASAFLHHMVRNIAGVLMTIGAGERPVEWIKEVLDSRVRRSGGVTAHPFGLYLVQVEYRDEFELPERYIGPHFLTGFSELDG
- a CDS encoding FimV/HubP family polar landmark protein, with protein sequence MVQVRKLVLAIAAASALSSGMAQALGLGELTLKSTPNQPLVAEIELLDVQQLTAAEVVPSLASPDDFAKAGVDRQAFLNDLSFTPVINANGKSVLRVTSSRPLSEPMVKFLVQVMWPNGRLLRDYSVLLDPSKFSPQAADAARAKPPQVVATPVTGATKPSQYTTTPRDTLWEIAAKVRNGGSVQQTMLAIQALNPNAFINGNINLLKTGQVLRLPDPVQSTALPQPQAIAEVAAQNAAWRSGRRTVAGAGKQQLDATKRGRGEGAPAQAAGRDNLSLVSADSAKAGGKGKGAAGDAQALTNKLAVTQESLDSARRDNEELKSRMADLQSQLDKLQRLIELKNNQLAKMQAEGAAVPPAGEAPAAMSAELTPAPAAQAPTTAPAPAPETTPEATPPAAPVEPTPVASNEQKYNDLLTNPILLGLIGGGALLLLLLLLLLARRRKAQQEAEKHLRMARALEEEADFSPELDLPPSSFEGIDVPPPSVKLEPKPAPAPAPAPKPAPVVAPVVVTPPIAAPLVAPAADRFDDVLPQAQSHMDRGRLNQAADLLEQGIKAEPQRSDLRLKLMEVYGQQGDRDAFVAQERQLVANGDNFAQVEQLKSRFPAMVVATAAGLAAAAVAAELDAQYVKDLLEDKSPTDEELDSAFDLSLDDLEAPVAPAPEPVAELDAFPEDDDLSFESVLKQQTEASASLDDLSEFDLDLGADAPTPVPALDDEDFLLDLGDDLKGLDLPAAETPALDDTPADDLELPADFDLSLADEMDVHDRPKDAFESELDDVNAELDRLSDSLAQPTFTAEDAMVGAEDEPDFDFLSGTDEVATKLDLAQAYIDMGDNDGARDILGEVLSEGDATQKSEAQEMLSRLV